The proteins below are encoded in one region of Montipora foliosa isolate CH-2021 unplaced genomic scaffold, ASM3666993v2 scaffold_131, whole genome shotgun sequence:
- the LOC137986035 gene encoding TNF receptor-associated factor 6-like: MRSLKITGSFCPSDQQPVKESQLHVDNFVNKMMMDRQVFCRYKTTTGCTWKGRLGELETHLSECEFVLRDCPNDCGMNIAKREISTHVTEHCTERITACRFCAIKVKWKYLQVHHDEECAYYPTKCVNCGQGNIPKCKVDEHFENECPAIQIKCPFNVVGCEFAGLRIDVDEHVRSVMIAHLSDMIKAFRTSEQTRNNEMSDMKRNISDLWCSVRASDTRPHVCKYFYTWELYDVDRLRREAIRGLTPALHSPGFYTALENGYKFCLRINLNGVDSGKGKHIALFVHAMSGSFDDRLQWPFKGKITLTFLDQSSQLSAPNHITETFKVGDEDLLAFRRPTVERNHKGYGYVEFAPITVLSDVRYVKGDRMLIRAEFEHIRQKI, translated from the coding sequence ATGCGTTCTTTAAAAATAACTGGGTCTTTTTGCCCTAGTGATCAACAGCCCGTGAAAGAATCGCAGctacatgttgataattttgtcAACAAAATGATGATGGATCGCCAAGTCTTCTGTCGCTACAAGACAACGACAGGCTGTACATGGAAAGGTCGCCTCGGTGAACTAGAAACTCATCTGTCGGAGTGTGAATTTGTTCTTAGAGATTGTCCGAATGATTGTGGAATGAACATAGCCAAAAGAGAGATCTCAACTCACGTCACGGAACATTGCACCGAAAGGATAACAGCTTGCAGATTTTGCGCGATAAAAGTAAAGTGGAAGTATTTGCAAGTCCACCACGACGAGGAATGTGCATACTATCCCACTAAATGTGTGAATTGCGGTCAAGGTAATATACCGAAATGTAAAGTGGACgaacattttgaaaatgaatgtCCTGCCATTCAAATCAAGTGTCCGTTTAATGTGGTTGGCTGTGAGTTCGCTGGCCTTAGAATAGATGTGGATGAACATGTCCGCAGTGTGATGATTGCTCACTTGTCTGACATGATCAAAGCTTTTCGAACGTCGGAACAGACCCGAAATAATGAAATGTCCGACATGAAACGGAACATATCGGACCTTTGGTGCAGTGTCCGAGCTTCGGACACTCGTCCGcacgtttgtaaatatttttacaCGTGGGAACTTTACGATGTGGACCGGCTTCGACGAGAAGCGATAAGGGGTTTAACTCCGGCTTTACATTCTCCTGGCTTTTATACGGCTCTTGAAAATGGTTACAAATTTTGCCTGAGGATTAATTTGAATGGAGTAGACTCGGGAAAGGGGAAACATATTGCTTTATTCGTTCACGCTATGTCAGGAAGTTTCGATGACAGACTACAATGGCCATTCAAGGGAAAGATCACCCTAACCTTTTTAGATCAATCGTCGCAGTTAAGTGCTCCCAATCACATCACCGAGACGTTCAAAGTCGGCGATGAAGATCTTCTAGCATTCCGCAGACCGACCGTCGAAAGAAACCATAAAGGCTACGGATACGTCGAATTTGCGCCAATAACAGTTTTATCTGATGTAAGATATGTCAAAGGCGATAGAATGTTGATTCGAGCCGAATTTGAACACATTAGACAGAAGATATAA
- the LOC137986036 gene encoding cysteine/serine-rich nuclear protein 1-like: MGKRKRGIDNDSSRGDDCERVKIKRVSFGEATIYHFPRKQGFVAVPLTGGSTLGMARKHTCIETVQLDPGKANGSKSNRKPLALISQSARESILKAAGVRRIVKREERDCNEIRQSRVTCGCDCGDICSPETCECSLSGIDCQVDFDRFPCSCQTNDCHNDNGRKEYDVSAIKKHYSETFSRLKKRTT; the protein is encoded by the exons atgggaaaacgAAAGCGTGGCATCGATAATGACTCTTCTCGTGGGGACGattgtgagcgagtgaaaatcaAAAGAGTGAGTTTCGGAGAGGCTACCATTTATCATTTCCCTCGAAAACAAGGTTTCGTTGCAGTTCCTTTGACGGGAGGATCAACGCTAGGAATGGCGAGAAAACACACTTGCATCGAGACGGTACAACTTGACCCGGGGAAGGCGAATGGGTCAAAAAGCAATCGGAAGCCGTTGGCGCTGATTTCGCAAAGTGCGAGAGAAAGTATTTTAAAAGCAGCCGGGGTTCGGCGAATCGTAAAACGAGAGGAACGCGATTGCAATGAAATCAGACAAAGTCGCGTAACGTGCGGCTGTGATTGTGGCGACATTTGCTCGCCAGAAACGTGCGAGTGCAGTTTGAGTGGAATCGATTGTCAAGTCGACTTTGACCGATTTCCATGTTCTTGTCAAACCAATGACTGTCACAATGACAATGGACGAAAAGAATATGATGTAAGCGCCATAAAAAAACATTACTCTGAGACATTT AGTAGATTAAAAAAACGAACTACGTAA